GGGCGATCTCGTGCGGCAGCGTCATCGCGGAGAGCGAGAGCTGGTGGCGCGCGCGCGACAGGATCTCGTCCGACAGGCCGTAGGCGCCGCCGATCACGAACGCGGCGCCGGGGCTCCCCCGCACCGCCAGCTCCTCGAGCCACTCCGCCAGCCGCTGCGACGTCCACTGCCGCCCCGCCTCGTGCAGGGCCACGATCTCCGCGCCGGCGGGGACGCGCGCCAGGAGCCGCTTCCCCTCCTCGTCGCGGACGCGCGCGGCGTCGCCGGGGCGGCGGAACGGCTCCTCCTTCACCTCCCCCGCCTCGAAGGTGAAGTACCGCTTCGCGCGCGCCTCGTACTCGGCGACCAGCTCGGCGGCGGTGCCGCGCGGGCGGCCGACGGCCAGCAGCGTGATCTTCATCCCCCGTCCTTGAACGTTGTTGGCCCACGTTGGATAAGGCGCCACGGGGCGCGGGTCAACCACGTGCTGCGAAAGCCGGCCACGGCGTGTATCTTGTGGCGATTCGCGCACCAGCGCCCGACCAACCGCTGCAGATCCAGGAGGGACGATGCGGGACCCGCGTGTGTCGGCCATGGCCGACGGGCTGATCGGTTCGGAGATCCTGAGGATCGCGGCCGACGTCCGCGCGATGATGGCGCAGGGCGCGGAGGTGTGCAACCTGACGGTGGGCGACTTCGCGCCGAAGGAGTTCCCCGCCCCGCGCGCGCTGGTGGACGGCATCGTCGACATGCTCCGCGCGGGGGAGACGAACTATCCGCCCTCCGACGGCGTCCCCCAGCTCCGCCAGGCCGTCTCCGCCTTCTACCGCGAGTGGCTGGGGCTGGAGTACGGCGTCGACTCGGTGCTGGTCACCGGCGGCTCGCGGCCGGGGCTGTACGCGACGTACCTCACCCTCGTGGACCCCGGCGACACCGTCGTCTATCCCGTCCCCTCCTGGAACAACAACCACTACGTCCACCTCTCCGGCGCGCGCGGGGTTCCCGTGTTCTGCCAGGTGGAAGACGCCTTCCTCCCCACCCGCGCGATGCTGGAGGAGGCGGTGCGCGGCGCGCGGATGCTGGTGCTGAACTCGCCGCTGAACCCGGCGGGGACGGCCTTCACCGCCGGGCAGCTGGGAGAGATCTGCGACCTGGTGCTGGAGGAGAACGCCCGCCGCGGCCCCGAGGAGCGGCCGCTGTACCTGCTGTACGACCAGGTCTACTGGATGCTGACCTTCGGTGATACCACGCACGTGGACCCCGTGTCGCTGCGCCCGGCGATGGCGGAGTACACGGTGTTCATCGACGGCATCTCCAAGTCGTTCTCGGCCACCGGCGTGCGCGTGGGATGGATCGTCGGCCCGGCGGACCTGGTCAAGCGGATGGCCTCGCTCGTCGGCCACATGGGCGCGTGGGCGCCGCGCGCCGAGCAGCTGGCGGTGGCGAAGCTGCTGGGCGACCGCGCCGAGATCGAGGGCTACCACGCCACGATGAAGACGGAGCTCGTCGCCCGGCTCGAGGCGCTGCACCAGGGGCTGGCGGAGCTGCGCGGCCGCTTCCCGGTGGAGGTGGTGCGGCCGATGGGGGCGATCTACCTGAGCGCGCGCTTCGAGCTGCACGGCGCCGCGACGCCGCAGGGCGCCACGCTGCGCACCAACGACGACATCCGCCACTACCTGCTGCAGGCCGCGGGGATGGCGGTGGTCCCCTTCCAGGCGTTCGGGCTGCCGGAGGAGACGGGGTGGTTCCGCCTGTCGGTGGGCGCCGTGTCGCGCGCGGAGATCCCGCCGATGCTGCAGCGCCTGGAGGCCGCCCTGCGGGCGCTCTCCTACGGCGCGCCCGCCGCCGCCGCGGCGTGACGGCGCGCTGACGCGACATCGACCCCGCGGCGGACGCTCATCCGTCCGCGGGGTCGTCTTCTTTCATCCCCACTTCCGTTTCAGATCCCCTTCTCCATGATCTCCGCCGCCGACCCGCCCGTGCGCTCGCCACGCCCCGCCGCCACCCGCCGCCCGCGCGCGATGACGGCCGTCCGCGTGACGGGGTGGATCGTGCTGGTGGCGCTCGGCGCGCTGCAGGCGTGGGCCTTCCGCCACGCGATGAACCCGGACGGGATCTCGTACCTCGACGTGGCGGACAGCTATGCGCGCGACGGGCTGCGGGCGTGGGTCAACGGCTACTGGAGCCCGCTCTATCCGTGGGTGCTGGCGGGCGCGTTCGGCGTCCTCCGTCCCTCCCCCGCGACGGAGTTCGCGGCGGCCCACGCGGTCAACTTCGCCCTCTATCTCCTCTCCCTCGCCGGCTTCGAGCTGTTCCTGCGCGAGCTGCTCCGCTGGCGGCGCGAGCGGCACGGCGACGCGCTGGAGACGCCGCTCGCGGCGCTGGGCTACGCTGCCTTCGCCTGGGGCGTCCCGCGGCTGGTGACGCTCGAGCTGGTGACGCCGGACCTGATCGTGGCGGCGCTGACGTTCGCCTGCGCGGCGCTGCTCCTGCGCGCGTCGCGCGACGGCGGGCGCCCGCTCACCCTGGGTATGCTGGGCGCCGCGGCGGGCGTGGCGTATCTCGCCAAGGCGGCCATGTTCCCGGTGGGCTTCGTCACCGTGGCCGCGGGCGGGGCGATCGTCGCGCGGGGGCGGGGACGGCGGGTGGGGGTGCGGGGCGCGGCGATGGCGCTCGCCGCGTTCCTGCTGGTGAGCGCGCCGCTCTTCGTCTCACTCTCCATCTCCAAACACCGCCCCACCTTCGGCGACGTGGGGACGC
The Longimicrobium sp. genome window above contains:
- a CDS encoding 23S rRNA (pseudouridine(1915)-N(3))-methyltransferase RlmH, producing the protein MKITLLAVGRPRGTAAELVAEYEARAKRYFTFEAGEVKEEPFRRPGDAARVRDEEGKRLLARVPAGAEIVALHEAGRQWTSQRLAEWLEELAVRGSPGAAFVIGGAYGLSDEILSRARHQLSLSAMTLPHEIARLVLAEQLYRAGTILRNEPYHKGRD
- a CDS encoding aminotransferase class I/II-fold pyridoxal phosphate-dependent enzyme, which codes for MRDPRVSAMADGLIGSEILRIAADVRAMMAQGAEVCNLTVGDFAPKEFPAPRALVDGIVDMLRAGETNYPPSDGVPQLRQAVSAFYREWLGLEYGVDSVLVTGGSRPGLYATYLTLVDPGDTVVYPVPSWNNNHYVHLSGARGVPVFCQVEDAFLPTRAMLEEAVRGARMLVLNSPLNPAGTAFTAGQLGEICDLVLEENARRGPEERPLYLLYDQVYWMLTFGDTTHVDPVSLRPAMAEYTVFIDGISKSFSATGVRVGWIVGPADLVKRMASLVGHMGAWAPRAEQLAVAKLLGDRAEIEGYHATMKTELVARLEALHQGLAELRGRFPVEVVRPMGAIYLSARFELHGAATPQGATLRTNDDIRHYLLQAAGMAVVPFQAFGLPEETGWFRLSVGAVSRAEIPPMLQRLEAALRALSYGAPAAAAA